The Brienomyrus brachyistius isolate T26 chromosome 9, BBRACH_0.4, whole genome shotgun sequence genome contains the following window.
cttaattttttccagagctgtatgtaaatgtgtgtaaattctttattaattattattatttacacatTTGGTTATAATAAAGGTGCAAGTAACACTATATGCTGTCACTCAGTAAAAGTGAAGACAATGATCATGCCAATTCCACCAAGGGAGGTGGCTTAACAGTCTGTGACAGATGGACAGCGACTCTCACAATGGGCTCCTACAGTATAGCAATGGCGGGATTCCTATAGTAGTAAATTGGAAAACTGAAACCTGGAAGCTGCTGACCTTTGTAACAATATTAAGCTTTCACACAGTAAAATTAAACGTAAAATTAATTCATCACAGTGTCTGGACATAAGGAAGACATCAAGACTGCCTGATTAAAGCTCTCACTTTCCTCTGCTGATCAGTATGTTGGACTCAGTGGTTTGACCGGGATGATCCCAGTGGAGTAGGAGACTTTGAAGATCTACGGAATCTTCGCCAAGAAAACCCAGGAAAGATCTGCAATGCCCCAATTGCGATTCAAGCCACTACTCTATCCGGGACCCCTGCCTCTCAGACAGGGCAAACCTTCCACtagtaagacatttatttctctaCATTCAAAGATGCACTTCCATGACCTGTCAGTATTTCATAAAGCAGAGTTTCTGTTACCAATCATGGTCTTCAGTTGGGTCAACGGGAAAGGAGATTCAGAGAAGAGACGTATTTCTAATAGGCTTTcattgctaaaacattttttcctgaGTGTGTTAACACTTAAAtagtattctttgtttatttggaTGTcaccaaaatataaaaatgcatttatttttctagctaaaagaaaacaaaaatactAAGTAAACATTATGTTGTTATAGCAGTAATTAGAACGTTATTGATGCAATTAAAATTTGTGGTATGATCGTGTGACAGGACATCGTTAAGTAGATGAAACATCCAGTTAGCCTGGCCGGATTATAATGTGATCTAAAACAAGCCTTTTAATGAGTCTTTGTATTCCGACTTCCAGCTGTGATACTACTGCTGGCTTTGCttgtatgaacagtgaaaacaaGAAACCGTGTCTGGATTACCAAGTTCGCTTTCAATGTCCTCCTTCATTTTGTCCAGGTAAATCAGCACCCATCTCTCTACAGTGTGTCTAAATGCACGTTCACATGTTGACACGCATATTACAGCCAGCATTCACACCCACAACTATATTCTTGCCTTTATTATAGAATAAAAATGGTAATTTTCTTTAAATTTAATCTGCAGTGTCCCCTGCCGTCCACAAACTGTGACTGGTTTGTAACTGGCCTTATTGGGAGTTTTGTCATAGAGAAAAgaagatggaaaaatgtttattttttatttttgttcagtttctTAGACCTGGAGCTGTGTTCAGTCTCTTAGAGCTGCAGCTGTGTTCAATCTCTTAGACCTGGAGCTGTGTTCAGTTTCTTAGACCTGCAGTTGTGTTCAGTTTCTTAGACCTGGAGCTGTGTTCAGGTTCTTAGACCTGGAGCTGTGTTCAGTCTCTTAGACCTGGAGCTGTGTTCAGTCTCTTAGAGCTTAGGTCTAAAGTGTTAGGCCACGCAACTCATTCTTATTTGCTTGAATGAACCTTAAAGAGACTATTATTGCAGTGAGGTTTGCATGTCATTTTCTTGTATTTTACCCAGTTTTCTTCATTTTTGAGACGCTTGTAACATTCCGTCCCTGTCCATTGAATAACACATACCTCCAAAATCCCAATAGGGTCTATTGCAGGAAaatgaaaaaacacatttcctctGAAGTAAACCTACAACAAAGTCATGAAACACCCTTAGCATCACAAACAGAAACCAATCTGTACACAGGTATTAGTGATTAGCAGTTTGCaagcctacagactatttacaaggtaataaactcTTACATGTAAATgtctgtgcagacttgtctcaaattgaaaatctcactccagccagctgaccaaagtggtCAACCGTGAGCTACGCAGTGCTTTCTGAAATGTCAACACTTTCAATCTGagtgtttcattttcataatctgTACTGTCTGGGTTCGGCTGGCACCAAATACTTGTGTCAGGATCTGCGCCACCAAGCTTGGGATTGGATCGAATTGGATTGAAGAGAAATCCCTACTTTTTACTCTGAAAAGTGCTGAGGCAGAGGCTATCAGTTAACCTGTGTATTGCATCAGCTGACTCCCTGTATGGTAGCTAATCGATGAACAGTTGAATGGAAATAGTAATTGGATGTTGAGTTATGATATTGATTACAAATTAGAATGATTCCATGGGATTCTTATAGTAGTAAATTGGAAAACTGAAATCTGTAAGTTGCTGACCTTTGTAACAATATCAAGCTTTGACACTAAGTTATTCAGAAAAATTACTTACTTGGAATGCTGGAaatcagcaaaaaatataaagtataaacaaaaaagtaaaattaaTTCATCACAGTGTCTGGACATAAGGAAGACATCATGTCTGCCTGATTAAAGCTCTCACTTTCCTCTGCTGATCAGTATGTTGGACTCAGTGGTTTGACCGGGATGATCCCAGTGGAGTAGGAGACTTTGAAAATCTACTGTATCTTCGCCAAGAAAACCCAGGAAAGATCTGCAATTCCCCAATTGCGATTGAAGCCACTACTCTATCCGGGACCCCTGCCTCTCAGACAGGGCAAACCTTCCACtagtaagacatttatttctctaCATTCAAAGATGCACTTCCATGACCTGTCAGTATTTCATACAGCAGAGTTTCTGTTAGGATTCGTGGTCTTCAGTTGGGTCAACGGGAAAGGAGATTCAGAGAAGAGCCGTATTTCTAATAGGCTTTcattgctaaaacatttttttctgagtGTGTTAACACTTAAAtagtattctttgtttatttggaTGTcaccaaaaatataaaaatgcatttatttttctaggtaaaagaaaacaaaaatactAAGTAAACATTATGTTGTTATAGCAGTAATTAGAATCTGTTTTAACATTTCTATTAATACATGTTATTGTTACATTTAAAATCTGTGGTATGATCGTGTGACAGGACATCGTTAAGTAGATGAAACATCCAGTTAGCCTGGCCGGATTATAATGTGATCTAAAACAAGCCTTTTAATGACTTTGTATTCCGACTTCCAGCTGTGATACTACTGCTGGCTTTGCttgtatgaacagtgaaaacaaGCAAATGTGTCTGGATTACCAAGTTCGCTTTCAATGTCCTCCTTCGTTTTGTCCAGGTAAATCAGCACCCATCTCTCTACAGTGTGTCTAAATGCACGTTCACATGTTGACACGCATATTAAAGCCAGCATTCACACCCACAACTATATTCTTGCCTTTactatagaataaaaatagtcattttctttaaattcaaTCTGCAGTGTCCCCTGCCGTCCACAAACTGTGACTGGTTTGTAACTGGCCTTATTGGGAGTTTTGTAGTAGAGAAATgaagatggaaaaatgtttatttttatttttgttcagtttctTAGACCTGCAGCTGTGTTCAGTTTCTTAGACCTGGACCTGTGTTTAGTTTCTTAGACCTGCAGCTGTGTTCAGGTTCTTAGACCTGGAGCTGTGTTCAGTCTCTTAGACCTGGAGCTGTGTTCAGTCTCTTAGACCTGGAGCTGTGTTCAGTCTCTTAGAGCTTAGGTCTAAAGTGTTAGGCCACGCAACTCATTCTTATTTGCTTGAATGAACCTTAAAGAGACTATTATTGCAGTGAGGTTTGCATGTCATTTTCTTGTATTTTACCCAGTTTTCTTCATTTTTGAGACGCTTGTAACATTCCGTCCCTGTCCATTGAATAACACATACCTCCAAAATCCCAATAGGGTCTATTGCAGGAAaatgaaaaaacacatttcctctGAAGTAAACCTACAACAAAGTCATGAAACACCCTTAGCATCACAAACAGAAACCAATCTGTACACAGGTATTAGTGATTAGCAGTTTGCAAGcctacaaactatttacaaggtaataaactcTTACATGTAAATgtctgtgcagacttgtctcacattgaaaatctcactccaaccagctgaccaaagtggtCAACCGTGAGCTACGCAGCGTTTTCTGAAATGTGAACACTTTCAATCTGagtgtttcattttcataatctgTACTGTCTGGGTTCGGCTGGCACCAAATACTTGTGTCAGGATCTGCGACACCAAGCTTGGGATTGGATCGAATTGGATTGAAGAGAAATCCCTACTTTTTACTCTGAAAAGTGCTGAGGCAGAGGCTATCAGTTAACCTGTGTATTGCATCAGCTGACTCCCTGTATGGTAGCTAATCGATGAACAGTTGAATGGAAATAGTAATTGGATGTTGAGTTATGATATTGATTACAAATTAGAATGATTCCATGGGATTCTTATAGTAGTAAATTGGAAAACTGAAATCTGTAAGTTGCTGACCTTTGTAACAATATCAAGCTTTGACACCAAGTTATTCAGAAGAATTACTTACTTGG
Protein-coding sequences here:
- the LOC125748426 gene encoding cartilage intermediate layer protein 1-like isoform X1; amino-acid sequence: MIKVILAVWTILMTEECRSVANICWTQWFDRDDPSGVGDFEDLRNLRQENPGKICNAPIAIQATTLSGTPASQTGQTFHYCDTTAGFACMNSENKKPCLDYQVRFQCPPSFCPVCWTQWFDRDDPSGVGDFENLLYLRQENPGKICNSPIAIEATTLSGTPASQTGQTFHYCDTTAGFACMNSENKQMCLDYQVRFQCPPSFCPVCWTQWFDRDDPSGVGDFENLLYLRQENPGKICNAPIAIEATTLSGTPASQTGQTFHYCDTTAGFACMNSENKQPCLDYQVRFQCPPSFCPA
- the LOC125748426 gene encoding uncharacterized protein LOC125748426 isoform X3; this translates as MIKVILAVWTILMTEECRSVANICWTQWFDRDDPSGVGDFEDLRNLRQENPGKICNAPIAIQATTLSGTPASQTGQTFHYCDTTAGFACMNSENKKPCLDYQVRFQCPPSFCPVCWTQWFDRDDPSGVGDFENLLYLRQENPGKICNSPIAIEATTLSGTPASQTGQTFHYCDTTAGFACMNSENKQPCLDYQVRFQCPPSFCPA
- the LOC125748426 gene encoding cartilage intermediate layer protein 1-like isoform X6 — protein: MIKVILAVWTILMTEECRSVANICWTQWFDRDDPSGVGDFEDLRNLRQENPGKICNAPIAIQATTLSGTPASQTGQTFHYCDTTAGFACMNSENKKPCLDYQVRFQCPPSFCPA
- the LOC125748426 gene encoding cartilage intermediate layer protein 1-like isoform X7 encodes the protein MIKVILAVWTILMTEECRSVANICWTQWFDRDDPSGVGDFEDLRNLRQENPGKICNAPIAIQATTLSGTPASQTGQTFHYCDTTAGFACMNSENKQPCLDYQVRFQCPPSFCPA